A genomic stretch from Rhodobacterales bacterium HKCCA1288 includes:
- a CDS encoding GNAT family N-acetyltransferase, giving the protein MSGSPEFSLVQTQADLDLCYEIRRAVFVVEQSVPLSEEFDTIDAKATHVLGRLAGRAVATGRLYRTGQAWRIGRIAVVADARGAGYGASLMRFVMAHIRHIATEPDPHQMELDAQLSAISFYERLGFTATGPEFDDGSGILHRKMALNFGK; this is encoded by the coding sequence ATGAGTGGTTCGCCCGAATTTAGCCTTGTGCAAACACAGGCTGATTTGGATCTGTGCTATGAGATCCGCCGCGCTGTCTTTGTGGTCGAGCAATCTGTGCCGCTTTCAGAGGAATTTGATACGATTGACGCAAAAGCCACTCATGTTTTGGGTCGTTTGGCGGGGCGGGCTGTGGCGACAGGGCGGCTCTATCGCACAGGGCAGGCGTGGCGGATTGGACGCATCGCGGTTGTCGCAGATGCGCGGGGCGCGGGCTATGGTGCGTCACTTATGCGGTTTGTGATGGCGCATATTCGCCACATCGCCACAGAACCAGATCCACATCAGATGGAATTGGACGCGCAATTGAGCGCGATTTCCTTTTACGAGCGCTTGGGATTCACCGCCACAGGCCCCGAATTTGATGATGGATCAGGTATTTTGCACCGAAAAATGGCCCTAAACTTCGGGAAATAG
- a CDS encoding glutathione S-transferase family protein, with protein MAQFQVLGSAASPFVRKVLVMVKEAGMTDVMFETVKASPMGGDAHLNAANPSGRIPVLLREGDSPIFDSRVITRFLDQHAQAGLYPESRLWEVLTTEAAADGMIEAVVAMVYEKRFRPETHWYEPWYEGQWAKVERALDYFETQVPSFDQALDMGQIAVGAGLGYLDFRQGQFDWRATRPNLTAFFDRLSARPSFKDTFPVG; from the coding sequence ATGGCGCAATTTCAGGTTCTCGGCTCTGCTGCATCCCCCTTCGTGCGGAAGGTTCTTGTGATGGTCAAAGAGGCGGGTATGACAGATGTGATGTTCGAAACTGTCAAAGCCTCACCCATGGGCGGGGATGCCCATCTCAATGCCGCCAATCCTTCAGGACGTATTCCTGTGCTTTTGCGCGAAGGCGATAGCCCGATTTTTGACAGCCGTGTGATCACCCGCTTTTTGGATCAACATGCGCAAGCGGGGCTTTATCCCGAAAGCCGCCTTTGGGAGGTGCTGACCACCGAAGCGGCGGCAGATGGTATGATCGAGGCTGTGGTGGCCATGGTCTATGAAAAACGCTTCCGCCCCGAAACACATTGGTATGAGCCTTGGTATGAAGGCCAATGGGCCAAAGTAGAGCGCGCGCTTGATTATTTCGAAACCCAAGTGCCGAGTTTTGATCAGGCGCTTGATATGGGCCAAATCGCGGTTGGTGCGGGCTTGGGCTATCTTGATTTTCGCCAAGGCCAATTTGATTGGCGCGCGACCCGCCCGAACTTGACCGCGTTTTTTGATCGCTTAAGCGCGCGTCCCTCTTTCAAAGACACATTCCCAGTTGGATGA
- a CDS encoding RNA pyrophosphohydrolase has protein sequence MSPADIAALPYRPCVGIVMVNAAGGVFAGTRADMDKPAWQMPQGGIDAGETPRQAAARELLEETGISEDQTRFIRQTADWLTYDLPPEVIPYRWGGKFRGQKQHWVMVELTAPDDAIDLSYQDVEFSDWQWMRAQDLLVQIVPFKRDIYAAVFQEFGLI, from the coding sequence CTGTCGCCTGCTGATATCGCTGCGCTGCCCTATCGGCCCTGTGTTGGCATTGTGATGGTCAATGCCGCGGGTGGTGTTTTCGCGGGCACGCGCGCGGATATGGACAAACCTGCATGGCAAATGCCGCAGGGCGGTATTGATGCGGGTGAAACCCCACGCCAAGCCGCTGCCCGCGAATTGCTTGAGGAAACTGGCATTTCAGAAGATCAAACGCGGTTTATACGGCAGACCGCTGATTGGTTGACCTATGATCTGCCGCCAGAAGTGATCCCCTATCGTTGGGGCGGCAAATTTCGGGGACAAAAGCAGCATTGGGTTATGGTTGAATTAACCGCCCCCGATGACGCGATTGACCTCAGCTATCAGGATGTTGAATTCTCCGATTGGCAATGGATGCGGGCGCAGGATCTTTTGGTGCAGATTGTGCCGTTCAAGCGCGACATCTATGCCGCCGTGTTTCAAGAATTTGGTTTAATCTAA
- a CDS encoding S41 family peptidase, which produces MKKLVIAGLGGAVAGVILASQFAAPLLAQEQEQQRSVYEQLDLFGDVFERIRSNYVEEVDESALIEAAINGMLTSLDPHSSYLPPRDFDSMQVQTRGEFGGLGIEVTQEDGFVRVITPMDDTPAMEAGVEAGDFITHVDGEALLGLTLEEAVDLMRGPVGSEIVITVVREGVDEPFDISIIRDRIRLTAVRTRLEGNTAILRVSTFNDQTYPNLEDGLSDVIAELGGIENLNGVVLDLRNNPGGLLTQAIRVSDAFLEQGEIVSTRGRNGADGDRYNATAGDLIDGLPMVVLVNGGSASASEIVAGALQDHRRAVVVGTNTFGKGSVQSVMPVQGEGAIRLTTALYYTPSGRSIQALGVAPDILVEQRDPVEDAPTEDRFTRSEADLRGALRNTTLTEDEQRLRDEEQAIAEETARLRNQDYQLAYAIDILTGLNALGPNAR; this is translated from the coding sequence ATGAAGAAACTGGTTATTGCGGGCTTAGGGGGCGCGGTTGCTGGGGTCATCTTGGCATCCCAATTTGCCGCCCCGCTCTTGGCGCAAGAGCAGGAACAGCAGCGCAGCGTTTACGAGCAGCTTGATTTATTTGGAGATGTGTTTGAGCGGATCCGCTCGAATTACGTTGAGGAGGTCGATGAATCTGCGCTGATCGAAGCGGCGATCAATGGCATGCTGACCTCGCTTGATCCACATTCAAGCTATCTGCCGCCGCGTGATTTCGACTCGATGCAAGTGCAGACCCGTGGCGAGTTTGGTGGGTTGGGCATTGAAGTGACCCAAGAAGACGGGTTTGTGCGCGTCATCACGCCAATGGATGACACCCCTGCAATGGAAGCGGGTGTTGAGGCGGGTGATTTCATCACCCATGTGGATGGCGAGGCACTGCTTGGCCTGACATTGGAAGAAGCCGTTGATCTGATGCGTGGGCCTGTTGGTTCGGAGATTGTCATCACTGTCGTGCGGGAGGGGGTTGATGAACCTTTTGACATCTCCATCATCCGCGACCGCATCCGTCTTACTGCTGTGCGCACGCGCCTAGAGGGAAACACCGCGATTTTGCGCGTCTCGACCTTCAATGATCAAACCTACCCCAACTTGGAGGACGGTTTGTCTGATGTCATCGCAGAGCTTGGCGGGATCGAAAATCTGAATGGTGTCGTGCTTGATTTGCGAAACAATCCTGGGGGTCTATTGACCCAAGCAATTCGTGTGTCCGATGCCTTTTTGGAACAGGGCGAAATCGTTTCCACCCGTGGCCGAAATGGCGCGGATGGGGATCGCTACAATGCAACGGCAGGCGATTTGATTGACGGATTGCCGATGGTGGTTCTGGTCAATGGCGGCTCTGCCTCGGCCTCCGAGATCGTGGCGGGCGCGTTGCAAGATCATCGCCGCGCTGTGGTCGTAGGCACAAACACATTTGGCAAAGGGTCGGTGCAATCCGTGATGCCTGTGCAGGGCGAGGGGGCCATTCGACTGACTACTGCGCTATACTACACCCCTTCGGGCCGCTCGATTCAGGCATTGGGCGTGGCCCCTGATATTCTGGTGGAACAGCGCGACCCTGTTGAGGATGCGCCAACCGAAGATCGGTTCACCCGCTCCGAAGCCGATTTGCGCGGGGCCTTGCGCAACACCACCCTGACCGAAGATGAGCAGCGTCTTCGCGATGAGGAGCAAGCCATTGCCGAGGAAACCGCACGCCTGCGCAATCAGGATTATCAACTGGCCTATGCGATTGATATTCTGACGGGGCTAAACGCCTTGGGGCCAAACGCCCGATGA
- a CDS encoding peptidoglycan DD-metalloendopeptidase family protein — protein MKARFSLLLSVFLICAPVALHAEIDPSEAAEAAILELEAAATALANAQSASDRIAALTQTIKGYEHGLLTLREAVRRAALAQRAIESRLDTESAKLSGLLMAMQRIAAEPSPVGLMHPNGPVASARAGMVLADVTPALAAEAIALRQELDQIATLSRLQSGAVLQMEAALSEVQTARASLAAAVAERREAPDRFALSEDALRQIVEAVDTLDAFLDLLAQAPAPEDSAMRGFSDARGAVPLPVFGVLLNGFEAQDAAGISRPGLLLATAPAALVTSPWFGTVRYAGPLLDYGNVVILEPEGNILMILAGLGDLYVTAGAVISQGAPLGMMPSAAGARADLITETPDQTGAALSETIYIELRQNGGAIDPQPWFDWE, from the coding sequence ATGAAAGCGCGCTTTAGCCTTCTCTTGTCGGTGTTTTTGATTTGCGCGCCTGTGGCGCTGCATGCGGAGATTGACCCAAGCGAGGCGGCCGAAGCGGCTATCCTTGAATTAGAAGCCGCGGCCACAGCCCTTGCCAATGCCCAGAGTGCCAGTGATCGCATTGCGGCCCTGACCCAGACGATTAAGGGCTATGAACATGGTTTATTGACCCTGCGCGAGGCCGTGCGCCGTGCCGCGCTTGCACAAAGGGCAATCGAATCGCGTTTGGATACGGAGAGCGCCAAATTATCAGGGCTGCTTATGGCCATGCAGCGGATCGCAGCCGAGCCAAGCCCCGTTGGTTTGATGCACCCCAATGGGCCTGTTGCTTCGGCCCGTGCGGGGATGGTGCTTGCGGATGTGACCCCAGCGCTTGCGGCTGAAGCGATTGCGTTGCGGCAGGAATTGGACCAGATCGCCACCTTGTCCCGTTTGCAATCGGGTGCTGTGCTGCAGATGGAGGCGGCTTTGTCCGAAGTGCAAACCGCCCGCGCCAGTCTCGCCGCCGCAGTGGCGGAACGGCGTGAAGCCCCTGATCGCTTTGCGCTGAGCGAAGACGCCTTGCGCCAGATTGTCGAAGCAGTCGACACATTGGACGCGTTTCTTGATTTATTGGCGCAAGCCCCTGCGCCCGAAGATAGCGCTATGCGCGGGTTCAGTGATGCACGCGGCGCAGTGCCTTTGCCCGTTTTTGGGGTGTTGCTCAATGGGTTCGAGGCCCAAGATGCGGCAGGCATCAGCCGCCCCGGTTTGTTATTAGCCACAGCCCCTGCGGCACTTGTGACATCCCCGTGGTTTGGAACAGTGCGCTATGCGGGGCCTTTGTTGGACTATGGCAATGTGGTGATCCTTGAACCTGAAGGGAATATTTTGATGATTCTTGCGGGGCTTGGTGATCTTTATGTGACCGCGGGCGCCGTGATTTCACAGGGCGCACCCTTGGGAATGATGCCAAGCGCCGCAGGCGCGCGCGCAGATTTGATCACTGAGACACCAGATCAGACTGGCGCTGCGCTTTCAGAAACTATTTATATTGAATTGAGACAGAATGGCGGCGCGATTGATCCGCAACCATGGTTTGATTGGGAATAA
- a CDS encoding 2,3-bisphosphoglycerate-independent phosphoglycerate mutase yields MRVNTQKKPVILCILDGWGIGTEAEGNAPLQAKTPNFDRLMSTCPNATLVTFGPDVGLPTGQMGNSEVGHTNIGAGRVVAMDLGQIDLAIEDGSFFRNQALQEFIATVKAAKGRAHIAGLASPGGVHAHQAHILAAVQACADAGLEVVIHAITDGRDVAPKSAKDQIAGLEAGLPDRARIVTVTGRYFAMDRDNRWERVETAYRAMVEGKGAKASSAQAAIDQGYGAEKTDEFLPATVIDDYSGMAAGDGLFFVNFRADRAREILAAICAPEFTGFARGPRPDLSARLGMVNYSTDHDRYMQVVFPKQELKNTLGEWVAAHGLRQFRIAETEKYPHVTFFLNGGQESAAEGEDRFMPLSPKVATYDLQPEMSAAEVTQNLVAAINAEYDLIVVNYANPDMVGHTGDLGAAIAACEAVDQGLGAALAALEGKGGAMIVTADHGNCETMIDPVTGGPHTAHTVNLVPVVVYGAPEGTSLADGRLADLAPTVLSLMGLPQPPEMTGQSLLR; encoded by the coding sequence ATGCGCGTGAATACCCAGAAAAAACCTGTGATTTTGTGCATTTTGGATGGGTGGGGTATCGGCACAGAGGCCGAAGGCAACGCGCCGTTGCAGGCCAAAACCCCAAACTTTGATCGGCTGATGTCCACCTGCCCCAATGCGACCTTGGTGACCTTCGGCCCTGATGTCGGCTTGCCAACGGGGCAAATGGGAAATTCCGAGGTGGGCCATACCAATATCGGCGCAGGGCGCGTGGTGGCCATGGATTTGGGCCAAATTGATCTGGCGATTGAGGATGGCTCCTTCTTTCGCAACCAAGCATTGCAAGAGTTCATCGCGACTGTCAAAGCCGCGAAGGGACGCGCTCACATTGCGGGGCTTGCCTCCCCCGGTGGTGTGCATGCCCATCAGGCGCATATTTTGGCTGCTGTTCAGGCCTGTGCAGATGCAGGGCTTGAGGTGGTGATCCATGCGATCACCGATGGGCGGGACGTAGCCCCGAAATCCGCAAAAGACCAGATCGCGGGGCTTGAGGCGGGATTGCCCGACCGCGCGCGCATTGTAACTGTCACGGGGCGCTATTTTGCGATGGATCGCGACAATCGATGGGAACGGGTCGAGACCGCCTATCGCGCAATGGTCGAAGGCAAAGGCGCAAAAGCCTCGTCCGCGCAGGCGGCGATTGATCAAGGCTATGGGGCTGAGAAAACTGATGAATTCCTGCCCGCAACAGTGATTGATGACTATTCAGGCATGGCGGCAGGCGATGGTCTGTTTTTTGTGAATTTCCGCGCAGACCGCGCGCGCGAAATATTGGCCGCAATTTGCGCGCCTGAGTTCACAGGATTTGCGCGTGGCCCTCGCCCTGATCTCTCGGCGCGATTGGGGATGGTGAATTATTCGACCGACCATGATCGCTATATGCAGGTGGTTTTTCCCAAGCAGGAATTGAAAAACACGCTCGGTGAATGGGTTGCGGCCCATGGTTTGCGTCAATTTCGGATTGCTGAAACAGAGAAATATCCGCATGTGACCTTCTTTCTCAATGGCGGCCAAGAAAGTGCGGCTGAGGGGGAGGATCGGTTTATGCCGCTCTCGCCAAAAGTGGCGACCTATGATCTGCAACCCGAGATGAGCGCCGCTGAGGTGACCCAAAATTTGGTTGCCGCGATTAATGCGGAGTATGACCTGATCGTGGTGAATTACGCCAATCCTGACATGGTGGGGCATACGGGGGATTTGGGCGCCGCAATCGCTGCTTGCGAGGCGGTGGATCAAGGCCTTGGCGCGGCCTTGGCGGCCCTTGAGGGTAAAGGCGGTGCGATGATTGTGACGGCGGATCATGGCAATTGCGAAACGATGATCGACCCTGTGACAGGTGGCCCTCATACGGCACATACCGTCAATCTCGTGCCTGTTGTGGTGTATGGCGCGCCCGAAGGCACAAGCCTTGCAGATGGTCGATTGGCGGATTTGGCGCCAACTGTTCTTTCCCTAATGGGCCTGCCGCAACCGCCTGAAATGACGGGGCAGTCGCTGTTGCGATGA
- a CDS encoding NAD(P)-binding protein: MPVLVVGAGFSGATLARECAEAGLKVTVIEARNDVGGHCATKIDLETGVMIHCHGPHIFHTADLATWAFIRRFGAFMPYRHRVDASLRGQVFPLPITLATINQFFGHNFTSEAARRFIAAQCIPISNPQNFEEAALSQIGPALYQAFFKPYTEKQWGRPAHALPASVFARLPVRFTMRADYFNHPIQAIPAEGYSAVVAAMLAHPNIALHLGQLVTAQDSGGFDHVFWTGPIDAYFKHQHGHLAYRSLRFEHERLPDPAQALAVMNYPAPDVPWTRITEHRHFAPERAVRGSVITREYPFEAGPNDTPYYPVRLAREKAQLGRYIAAALGQHGVSFAGRLGTYRYLDMDVAIREARSLARSAVAALRMGQRPPVFAPEVETCLSVQPILETGQVGRKAPQCA, translated from the coding sequence ATGCCCGTTTTGGTGGTTGGTGCAGGGTTCTCAGGGGCCACGCTCGCGCGTGAATGTGCGGAGGCGGGGCTGAAGGTCACCGTGATTGAAGCGCGCAATGATGTGGGCGGGCATTGTGCCACAAAAATCGATCTTGAGACGGGGGTCATGATCCATTGCCACGGGCCGCATATCTTTCACACGGCTGATCTCGCAACTTGGGCGTTTATTCGGCGGTTTGGGGCGTTTATGCCCTATCGGCATCGGGTGGATGCGTCTTTACGCGGGCAGGTCTTTCCCTTGCCAATCACCCTTGCCACGATCAACCAATTCTTTGGTCACAACTTTACCTCAGAGGCGGCGCGCCGCTTTATCGCGGCGCAGTGTATCCCCATTTCAAACCCACAGAATTTTGAGGAGGCGGCCCTGTCGCAGATTGGCCCCGCTCTCTATCAGGCGTTTTTCAAACCCTATACCGAGAAACAATGGGGTCGCCCCGCGCACGCCCTGCCTGCTTCCGTTTTTGCGCGTCTGCCTGTTCGTTTTACGATGCGAGCAGATTATTTCAATCACCCGATCCAAGCGATCCCCGCCGAAGGATATAGCGCGGTTGTCGCGGCGATGCTCGCGCATCCGAATATTGCCCTGCATTTGGGTCAGCTTGTCACGGCGCAGGACAGTGGGGGATTTGATCATGTGTTTTGGACGGGGCCGATTGATGCGTATTTTAAGCATCAGCACGGGCATTTAGCCTATCGCAGTCTGCGGTTTGAGCATGAGCGCCTGCCTGACCCTGCCCAAGCCCTTGCCGTGATGAATTATCCCGCCCCAGATGTGCCATGGACACGGATCACCGAGCATCGCCACTTCGCGCCTGAACGTGCGGTGCGGGGCAGCGTTATCACCCGTGAATATCCGTTCGAGGCGGGGCCGAATGATACCCCATATTACCCTGTGCGCCTTGCGCGCGAGAAGGCGCAGCTTGGGCGGTATATCGCGGCAGCCTTGGGTCAACATGGCGTCAGCTTTGCGGGTCGGCTTGGCACTTATCGCTATTTAGACATGGATGTTGCCATCCGCGAAGCGCGCAGTTTGGCGCGCTCGGCAGTGGCCGCATTGCGCATGGGGCAGCGCCCCCCCGTCTTTGCGCCTGAGGTTGAAACTTGCCTCTCTGTCCAACCCATCCTAGAAACGGGGCAGGTTGGCAGAAAGGCACCGCAATGCGCGTGA